DNA from Alnus glutinosa chromosome 2, dhAlnGlut1.1, whole genome shotgun sequence:
CTATATTTTTACTCCTAATAGGTATGTTGGtgtgatatgtagcatttttctagAAATTACATCTATTCAATCGATCTCTTAAGATAaaaattaaatccaaaaaaaaaaaaaaaaaagagagaaaaaaaagtagCTATCCAACTTTTATGCATGGCCAATCGCCATGGCCGTGGTATgtggaattatatatatatatatatatatatatatatatatatatatatatatatatatatatatatatatatatatatatatatatatatatatatatataaaattaattaattaattaatcttacACGTTGACTTTTTATCAACTTCTTCGTCTTTTCATGGTGTTTTCATAATTAAGAAGCAATTTTCCAAGGAGACAAAAGGTTATATTTGTGGAGCTTATTTATTTACATGCCTTTTATcatggaattaaaaaaataaataaataaataaaaaaataaaaaaattagatgcaTTTATAACAATGAATAATGgagtcttctttatttttcacgtAAATACAAAATCTCAAATATAACGACATAGTATGGAGCAATTCGTGAACCCATAAATAGTATCATTTTAAAGATTCtaaaaaattttgaagttgtcaaaatctctccaaaaaaattaaggtaaatCCGCCTTTAGCCATGGAGGTCAACCTCCATTGTCCGTGACGATAATGGAGGTTAAACCTACAAGGGGTTGGACCTCCATGACCCTCTTATATGGCCTTGTGCGGCACTTATATTGGAGAAATATCACACATCTAATGGTCACAGAAGCATCTTGTTTGGCCAGCTGAGAGGATATAAACCGATAAAACCCTTCATATTCCTCGCCTCCTTTTATTCCTATCTTTCATAAGCTGTTGAATAGATATCTatctcttctctatttttttttttttttttatcttatgcCTACTTTTCTTACGTCGTTCTATTAtccaaaaaagtaaaataaaataaagagatgtATTCTGTGTTAttcttttatacatttttttttttgacaaattcatTATTAAGTTTGTGAATTCTACATAATAATGGCGAATTTGCACATTTATCGTACAGAAATGAACTTAGTCAAAGAAAAACCATGTTGGTAACTGATTTCATTTCTTTAAACGTTTTCCCTCTTAGTTCCAACTCTAAATTTTACTACTCCAATCACTGGAATCCATTTCaagcataaacatatatatatatatatacatgtgcaGGACAGGAGTTGAACAACCAAGATGCTTAGGGTTAAAATTCAATtaccaaacgcaccattagtGTTTAGGTGACAGTTTGGTCAAAATGAAAAAGGTTAATTCCAAAAGAAACTGAGATTAGATAATTAGCAAGACATAACAACAGGGCATTTGGTCTAGTGGTATGATTCTCGCTTTGGGTGCGAGAGGTCCCGAGTTCGATTCTCGGAATGCCCCTTATCCTTATTCCCACTTCTTCCGGTTTTTGGTTTAACAATTGATGACCTCGCTTCACGCCAGGTGGCTTTTGCTCATGCTACATATAttatcttaaaataataataataaaaaaaactttgataGCGAACGCTAATCTCATAGGAATTCGCTTAGAACCATAAAAATTATGGATTAGCATAAAAACTAAATAGATAAATCAACCGTTTTAAATTTTTGCCTTTCAAcacaaaatttgtttttatatcaATTGGTTGCCAAGAAGAAGACCATAACAAAtcttaaatcaataaaattgacACACTGCCGTATGTGAtggatcactattaaattttgatttaatagtaattttaaaaattacatcaaattttaaaaaataaaatgacgaTCCCTACCATTAATCCATTTTGTGTATATATTAATGCTAGGGACCattatttatttctctaaatttgatgtaatttttaaaattactgttaaatcaaaatttaatagtgatacATCACATATGACAGTGTGCCAATTTTGTTGATGTTAGATTTGTTATGGTCTTCTTGGCAACCAATtgatataaaaacaaattttgtgtgtatatatatatatattttttttttatcagaaaCTCTATCTTCATTCATTCAGAAAACCTCAAATGGCCAAATTACAGTGAACATAAAGATTTCCTAAAAAGACTCCCTAAACACAAAGCCAGAAACTGACTTGGGAGCAACTAtcaaaacaaatacaaagaTTACATggacaataataaataacctcTCTTTACAATGAAAATCACTAAAAAAACTAAGAGAGAGCAGATTTAAGCTAAAAGAGCCATAAGATCCAGCAATCCTTGAACATGCATCAGGCAAACTGCGAGAATTAacctaaaaaagcaaaaaacaagacaataataaaaaccaacaacaaaGGTTCGGTCAGGGGAGAGGAGGGGGTGCCGCAAACAGAAAAAATGTCAGATCCGCCGCCAAGCGCTAGAACAGCGCATGGCGTGTGCGAGCCATGCACCGATGTGCTAGGGTTGGTGGGGAACACACATGCTAGAGGGAGATAAATGTTATTTCTTCAATTCTCTCtaactccaacaatttttttaaaaatcaaccattaaatatgtAGAACGCAAGTATAAAAACCAGATTCAATAAATGATTTGAGAAAATGTTGAATGAGAATTCAACAGGAGCCGGAGACGGGCTTATAAGTCCCAGATGCTAATCTTATAAACCACTAATCAAGCAGATAAACAAATACGAATACCTGTGATTACAATTCTATCGTCAGAACCACACAACTCACTGTTGTGTCCGAAAAGACACATCCATGGAAGGCACCATTTCATGGACTCTACCTCTACAGCTTCACGTTTTCCCCTCAAATCCCTTCACTAGCAAACGCCGCCACTTCAGAACCAAAGCCTCAACAAAATCCCCACGAATTCGAACCCATAAACcgccgccaccaccaccaccaccaaaaaACACCCACCACCACAAAAAAACATCTAAATTTCCCCCGAAAAGAGctccacaaccattttcccaaAAGGATGCATTCCCAGAATCCTTACCACTCCACACCAAAAACCCACGTGCCATATACAAGGACATCCAGAGATTCGCTACGCAAAACAAGCTCAAACAAGCGCTCACCATCTTGGACTACTTGGACCAACAAGGCATCCCAGTTAACCCCACCACATTTTCCTCTCTCATCGCCGCATGTGTTCGAACCAAATCCTTAACTGAAGGGAAGCAAGTACACACGCATGTACGAATAAACGGGCTTGAAAACAACGAGTTTTTACGTACGAAACTCGTGAACATGTACACGGCTTGCGGGTCAGTCGAAGATGCACAGCAGTTGTTTGATGAATGTTCTAGCAAAAGTGTGTATTCGTGGAATGCATTGCTTCGAGGTAATGTGATATCGGGTAAGCGGCGTTATGGTGATGTGCTTTCGACATATATGGAAATGCGAGCATTGGGGGTCGGATTGAACATTTATACTTTCTCTAATGTCATCAAGAGCTTCGCAGGCGCATCAGCACTTTGGCAGGGTTTAAAAGCTCATGCCCTTTTGATAAAGAATGGTTTTGTTGATAGTTCGATTCTTCAGACGAGTTTGATTGATATGTACTTTAAATGTGGAAAAATTAAGCTTGCCCGTCGCATCTTTGAAGAAattggagagagagatgttGTTGTTTGGGGAGCGATGATTGCAGGTTTTGCACACAATAAACTGCAAATGGAAGCTTTGGAGTATGTCAGGAGGATGGTAGAGGAAGAAATAAGGCCAAATTCAGTTATACTGACTACAATACTTCCTGTCATTGGAGATGTTTGGGAACATAAACTAGGCCGGGAGGTTCATGCTTATGTTGTAAAGGCAAAGAGTTATTCGAGGCAGATTTTCATTCAGTCTGCCTTGATTGACATGTATTGCAAGTGTGGTGACATGGTGTCGGGGAGAAAGGTCTTTTATGGATCAACAGAGAGGAATACTATTTGTTGGACTGCTTTAATGTCGGGTTATGCCTTGAATGGGAGGCTCGAGCAGGCTGTGAGATCAATAATTTGGATGCAGCAGGAAGGGTTTAGGCCTGATGTTGTGACGGTTGCCACTGTTCTTCCAGTTTGTGCAGAGTTGAGGGCTCTAAAACAAGGGAAGGAGGTTCATGCTTATGCTTTGAAGAATTGGTTCCTACCTAATGTATCTATTGTTTCCTCCTTGATGGTAATGTACTCAAAGTGCGGTATCTTggaatattctttaaatttgtttgatggtatgGAACAGAGGAATGTGATCTTGTGGACAGCCATGATTGATTCATACAGAGAACATGGGAATCTAAATGAAGCACTTGGAGTGTTTAGGTTGATGCAGTTGTCAAAGCACCGGCCAGATTCAGTTACAATGGCAAGGGTATTGAGTGTTTGTGGTGAAGTAAAAATTTTGAAGCTTGGGAAGGAGATTCATGGACAAGTCTTGAAGAAGAATTTTGATTCTATCCATTTTGTTTCTGCTGAACTTGTTAAAATGTATGGGAGTTGTGGACTAGTTGATGAGGCAAAGTTGGTTTTTGATGCAATCCCCGTTAAGGGGTCAATGACATGGACTGCAATTATAGAGGCATATGGATACAATAACCGATGTCAAGAGGCAATGGATCTTTTTGATGGGATGAGATCGGGTGGTTTTACTCCAAACCCTTTCACTTTCAAAGTGGTTCTATCTATTTGTGATCAAGCTggatttgttgatgaagcttgccaaatatttaatttaatgcaTCGTAGCTATAAAATTAAGGCATCTGAGGTACATTATTCTATAATAGTTGGACTTCTTACCCGTTTTGGTCGCATCAAGGAGGCTCAAAGATTTGTACAGATGAGTTCTTCCTCATTATAACTAAGAGGCGATGGGGCCTTCACTCTCTTGTTTAGTTTCATCAAGTTCGTTCCTGAAACTTGCTTATGAATAACCCATAGCTCAGTAATGTGCAAATGTATAGACCTGTTGTAACTTAATGCATCGCATCTTTGTCTCAGTATTTGTCTATTTTGATTGAGGATGGAAAGCATTGGTCTTGAAATCTCTGAATCTACAATAAGGACAGTGGCATGTATGTATAATCTTAtatgcttgtattttgtaaagatCTTGGCCATGGGTCCTTACAAGCTAGGGCCAGTTAACGGTTATATGCGGACTCTCCTAGAAACAAATGCTCTTGTATTCCTTTGTACTCCTAAAAGCcttgcaattttattaaaagttcAATCCATCTTTGTGAACCTCATACAAAACTTTGGTAATGGATTAATAGAAActtttaatttcaaaagaagATATATAATCAATAATGTTAAGACAGTTTCTGGTACAGTGATACAAGCTATTGTAAAGTCCTTTCTTCACTcctgtaaaataataaatattagcAAAAAAGCTTGTAGGGGGTGCCAATTAGACCTACTCCGATGTCTAAGTCAGTTTTTTTGGGAGAATTCAAATCAAGTCTGTATATCAAAATTCATCTAAAAAATACTTGATAGTTTGTACCTATTTATAGATGAGATTTCAACCGTTCACTCCAGATCAGGTGGGAACTGATTCCCTGATTTCGAGATTTCTTCCCGGCCTATCCGTGATCCGTACAGTCCGAATATCCCGGGATTTTATGCTTCCGAGATACTCCTGGCTTCTTGTGAAATTGTTTCTTGATGAGCCTTAGCCTTAACCTTCTAacataattggttttttaggaTTAATATATGTAAATGGGCTTTGTATGTGAATGAGAAATACTTGACATcccaacacttttttaaaaaatttgatttcaactTGATGTGTTACAATtctatgagattgtgacacatttctCATGAGATTTCGTGATTGAATGTTTACTCTAAATTAGTTATCTGAAAAGTGTTCATTTTTTTCCCACCTTTTTATTTTGGTTGTCTTTGGAAAGTGTTTAGACTTGGAGTTTGCAAATGAAGAAAGAGAATGGGCGGGCTGTGTTTGGGCCAAGGCTGAAAAGTTGTTCAAAGCCCAAAGAAGTAGCCTTGTCTGTTGTCTCGGACTTTTCCTCATAAGTAGCATGGTTTTGTTGGGTGTAACGTAAGCCCAACCAAGATCTATTCGaaatctgtttcttttttttttcttttttcttttttaagtaaatGCTATCCACACATTATATAATGGGCTTTTTAGGCCTATTTTAATCTTTTGGGCTTTCTTTGAGTTTCCATTAAGAcatattttaaacatttttttagcctatttttagtgttttagatGAAATTCATATCCTTATTCTTGATTCCACATTCCAActtaaaaataaccaaaaaaagaaaagaaaagagagaaagaaacgaACACCCTATGATGTGTTCatccaaaaaatacaaattacaaaGCACAGTTagtgaatttgtttatatatatatgagattagttACTAGAATCATAGAATGCGCGCACAAAGATAAAGatagagataaataataataaacaaaaagaagataGCCAAAGAATGAAAGTTATATATACAAAGGAAAATGCtctatttctcaaatttttatctccaaaagtggttcccaaataatgtgtcatcatcccatgagataggggtgggcgtcggttcggtaggcggttaagtcggttaaccgacttttgtcggaatgtagtcggtgaatttatttcggttaagtcggttaagcggttaataggcgatCGGTTTagtcggtaaagcggttaataggcggtcggttaagtcggtaaggcgattaataggcggtcggttaagtcggttaaatcggttaacattcggttaaaatgggtaatgaaacgacgtcgttttgatttttttaaaggaaaaaaaaatgatcatacgtttcgttcttactaaaacgacgtcgtttcgttttatgtcggttcggttaatcggtcggaatagaattcggttcggttcggttcggctgccgatccggctttcggaataaaattttataccgactaccgaaccgaaattagtcggttaaAGTCAGTAGGCGGTCGatgtcggttcggttcggttcggtaagcggtcggtaggcggtaggcggataatttgcccacccctaccatgagatgatgacacatttttcaaaatgatagatcacatgagattgtaacacatcatttgagaaccaaatttttaaaaaaaaaaattgagatgtgTAACACTTCTCATATACAAATAGAATTACATTAGTTATTGCTTGATGTATCTTATTGATGCAGCAAGAGAGGGTTAGAATATTGCACTTTTCAGATGCAAATAAGTGCCCCTTTGGCTGCAAATAAGTGCAATCGGTAATGGAGTAAGAGGAGCAGCCAAAGGGCTTGTAGTGGGATTACCCAAGGCACCAACAAAAGAAGATTCTATTTGGGTAGTAGTTGACTGGCTGAAAAACCCCCCACTTTGTCCCAATGAAGATTAAGGACTTCATGGAGAAGCTGACAAAATTCTATGTCCAAAACATAATTCGATTGCACGGAGTGCCAACCGCCATTGTGACAGATCATGAACCCTAATTTACCTTGAGGTTTTGAAAAAGGTTGCAAAAGGAAATGGGAACGCAGTTAAAGTTCAGTAGTTCAAGTCTTCAAGACACAAGAGAGACTTATTTGTGATCTATTTTGACGTCaattgttaacaaaaaaaacttatttataaTACGGTGGTAATTTGAGGGAGTCAGATATCACTATTTAAGGTTTGGTGGCATAAATACCAAAATGGTGTAGTTCATAAagcaaaaaaatgtatttttagctTGAAGTTATGTTTAAACACCAgcctttttttcaaaattagacAGAATAAAACTAATGTATCAAAAATTTAAGCAAAATGGAAAACCACTtgaattcttatatatatatatatatatatatatatagaacaaaatggataaaaataTAACACCAAACCAGATTTAAAACCATTTTAGGGGAGCTTGACTATTCTAGCTAGGTTGGGTAGGTTATAATTTAACCACTCATTTCCCCAAAAGGTTAGTGGACGGTTGGGGGAAATAGCTTTGGTCAATCTTTGTCGGTCCTTTTACCTAGGGTTGTGTCTTGGACTACTGTTGGTCAATCTTTGTGTTTGTGGGGGCTACAGTCagggagactgagagagagTAAAATCTGACTCGGGGCACCGGCCTTCTTCCTATTTGCCCCCACAGAATCCTGAGGATTGCGCTGATATATGGGCACTTGATAAATTAATGGATCATTCTCCATTTAATTTGAgtcaaaaggaaaataattggCTTTGTTACTCTATGGCAACATATATCGACATCACCTCTTTGTATGTGTTGCAGCTGTTTCCCTCCCTATCCCTGATGTTGTtggcttaattaatttatgttaCAAATTACGGGCATGTTTGGAAATGCCCTTTGGTGTATATTTTACTCAATACCGAAAATCAAACGCACatgtgtttgttaatgttttcaaaaaaatataatatacttGTACACCTAACTCTTCCCAATTCTAAAAATAACTATTTAGAAAATGTTGATCGACGTTGACAGAATTAATTCTTAGGCAAGAGAAATGGACTTGATGGTCGATCTAgagaacaaaattttttttggcaaaagtGATCACGTTATTTTGTAAGTACAGGTCGGACCACGAACGTAGGTGTGAAAACAACCGTAAAAGGCcctaatttcaaatttcaaaccaaAATTAAGCAGCCCCAAAAGGGGTTATCAAACGGGCCCACATTTGATATTTTTATCACATAATTATCTTACAATTTTGATGTGTCCGGCCGTTCCAATCAATTCttaaactagtttttttttttctttctttttaattaaaataataataaaaaaaaaaaatgaaagaatttgTTGAGATTGTCAAATCTAACATTACAAGATAAGTTGTatgataaaatatgatttataggattatatattgaaaataaatGAAGGTTTTTATTTAACGACACTAGCTACAACGTTAGACTATCCCTGATTCCTTTCCCATGAAGCGGGACTGCTGCTTAATTCCCACGTCCTAAAACCTAGAATGGAACATGCACCCTACTAGTCTATATCATAGGTTTATCCAAAACCTATATTTATTATTGTCGGTGGACAAAAAAGGTTTTGCTCTTCATTCAGTGAACGACGAGTGGGTAAATTGATCGATGTGATTAGGAACCCTAAAAGTCGCACCCCCAGGTTAAATCGCATTGCTTGGCACCAGAAAATGGTGTACTTTTCCTTCTTCATCATAAGCTTTAGGCCAATGTGCTCGATTATCTTGTGCTTTTTAAGTATTCAATCTCAGCTGATTGAGTGGATAATGAGCTat
Protein-coding regions in this window:
- the LOC133861041 gene encoding pentatricopeptide repeat-containing protein At1g71460, chloroplastic, with the translated sequence MEGTISWTLPLQLHVFPSNPFTSKRRHFRTKASTKSPRIRTHKPPPPPPPPKNTHHHKKTSKFPPKRAPQPFSQKDAFPESLPLHTKNPRAIYKDIQRFATQNKLKQALTILDYLDQQGIPVNPTTFSSLIAACVRTKSLTEGKQVHTHVRINGLENNEFLRTKLVNMYTACGSVEDAQQLFDECSSKSVYSWNALLRGNVISGKRRYGDVLSTYMEMRALGVGLNIYTFSNVIKSFAGASALWQGLKAHALLIKNGFVDSSILQTSLIDMYFKCGKIKLARRIFEEIGERDVVVWGAMIAGFAHNKLQMEALEYVRRMVEEEIRPNSVILTTILPVIGDVWEHKLGREVHAYVVKAKSYSRQIFIQSALIDMYCKCGDMVSGRKVFYGSTERNTICWTALMSGYALNGRLEQAVRSIIWMQQEGFRPDVVTVATVLPVCAELRALKQGKEVHAYALKNWFLPNVSIVSSLMVMYSKCGILEYSLNLFDGMEQRNVILWTAMIDSYREHGNLNEALGVFRLMQLSKHRPDSVTMARVLSVCGEVKILKLGKEIHGQVLKKNFDSIHFVSAELVKMYGSCGLVDEAKLVFDAIPVKGSMTWTAIIEAYGYNNRCQEAMDLFDGMRSGGFTPNPFTFKVVLSICDQAGFVDEACQIFNLMHRSYKIKASEVHYSIIVGLLTRFGRIKEAQRFVQMSSSSL